In Procambarus clarkii isolate CNS0578487 chromosome 53, FALCON_Pclarkii_2.0, whole genome shotgun sequence, the following proteins share a genomic window:
- the LOC138352415 gene encoding eukaryotic translation initiation factor 3 subunit A-like: protein MSPLRQLQEEEFPLRQLQEEEFPMRQLQEEEFPLRQLQEEEFPLRQLQEEEFPMRQLQEEEFPLRQLQEEEFPLRQLQEEEFPLRQLQEEEFPMRQLQEEEFPLRQLQEEEFPLRQLQEEEFPMRQLQEEEFPLRQLQEEEFPLRQLQEEEFPMRQLQEEEFPMRQLQEEEFPMRQLQEEFPMRQLQEEEFPMRQLQEEEFPMRQFQEEEFPMRQRRSSP from the exons ATGTCTCCCTTGAGACAGTTACAGGAGGAGGAGTTCCCCTTGAGACAGTTACAGGAGGAGGAGTTCCCCATGAGACAGTTACAAGAGGAGGAGTTCCCCTTGAGACAGTTACAAGAGGAGGAGTTCCCCTTGAGACAGTTACAGGAGGAGGAGTTCCCCATGAGACAGTTACAAGAGGAGGAGTTTCCCTTGAGACAGTTACAAGAGGAGGAGTTCCCCTTGAGACAGTTACAAGAGGAGGAGTTCCCCTTGAGACAGTTACAGGAGGAGGAGTTCCCCATGAGACAGTTACAAGAGGAGGAGTTCCCCTTGAGACAGTTACAAGAGGAGGAGTTCCCCTTGAGACAGTTACAGGAGGAGGAGTTCCCCATGAGACAGTTACAAGAGGAGGAGTTCCCCTTGAGACAGTTACAAGAGGAGGAGTTCCCCTTGAGACAGTTACAAGAGGAGGAGTTCCCCATGAGACAGTTACAGGAGGAGGAGTTCCCCATGAGACAGTTACAGGAGGAGGAGTTCCCCATGAGACAGTTACAGGAGGAGTTCCCCATGAGACAGTTACAGGAGGAGGAGTTCCCCATGAGACAGTTACAGGAGGAGGAGTTCCCCATGAGACAGTTTCAGGAGGAGGAGTTCCCCATGAGACA GAGGAGGAGTTCCCCATGA